The following DNA comes from Buttiauxella agrestis.
CATCGTTAAAGTTACCGCTCAGAGCCGCTTCACTTGCCGCAACTTCAAAGCCTTTGATGGTGTAAATCAGGCCCAGCACTTTTTCGTCAAAATGCGTAATGCGCGGAGTTGGTGTTGCACCATCGCGACCAATAGTACAGGTCATTTCAACCGCCCAGTCTGCCGGAATATTATCTACATGACCATGATGCGGCACGTTAACGTAATGCTCGCTTTGCTTGTCGTTGTAGATATCGCTGATGACTTCGCAAGCCGCGTCAGAATAGTAAGCACCGCCACGCAGTTCCAGCTCTTTTGGTTTCACGTTCAAAGCAGGATCTTTGTAAAGCTCGAACAGTTGTTTCTCAACTTTCTGAACAACCGTGGCACGCGCGCCACCTTTGTAGAACTCGCCCATTTCGATGGCCAGCATCTCTTTTTGCTTGAAGTAGTACAGCAAATAAGAGCACGGCAACAAGCGCAGGGAACGGATCAGGCCTTCACTGAACGGCAAGTCAAAGATGTTTTTGACCGAACCCGCAGTCAGCGTGCCGGATGCAACGCCATCAAGCAGTTCGTCGAAACGAGAGGTGCCGTTTACGATGACATCTTTGATGAACACCATGTGGTTCAGGCCGAACAGATCGATATTGAGTTCATCAGTCGGAGCAAGTTTCAATACATCTTTAATGAACATCTTCATGCCCACAGGGATGTTACAAACGCCAATGAACTTCTTGAAATCGGTGTGGCGATAAACCGCCTCGGTGACCATACCGGCCGGGTTGGTAAAGTTGATAACCCACGCGTCTGGGCAGATTTCTTTCACATCATTAATGATGTCGAAAATCACCGGAATAGTACGCAGGCCTTTGAACAAGCCGCCAGCACCGTTAGTTTCCTGGCCCAAATAGCCGTAGCTTAACGGGATACGTTCATCGAGTTCACGAGCTTTCAACTGCCCGACACGCAATTGCGTGGTAACGAAATCGGCATCAACCAGCGCTTCGCGACGATCGAGGGTTTTATACAGTGCAATCGGCACACCCGCGCGCTCAATCATGCGTAAGCAAAGATCAAAGATAATATCTTGCTTCTCTTTTCCAGCTTCAACATCAACCAGCCATAATTCAGTGATCGGCAACTCTTCGTAACGTTTAATAAAACCTTCGAGTAATTCAGGTGTATAGCTGCTACCACCACCGATTGTGACGACTTTCAATTTTTTACTCATGAGGACTCCGGTACAAGTTTATTGCACTGTAAATTAAGACAGCGATATAGATGTATTATTGAGGATTATATTTAACCCTCACTAATACATTTACAGAATATTTAATAACTCACTTAATGCTGTATAACTGCTTCCGATAATGCTGCGGCGTAAAAGAAGTTAACTTCTTAAAGTTTTTAATAAACATACTGGCACTGCTGTAACCAGATTCGAAAGCAATATCGGTAACAGAATAGTTCGTGATCTCCAGCTGTTTCTTGGCAAAATCAATTCTTATCTCATTGATAATTTGCATCGGTGTTTTGCTGTAATGGCGTTGTGTGGCGCGCGTTAAATACTCTTGCGACTTACCCGATAGCTCCACCATATTCACTAAGGCTTTATCACCAAACATCGATTTGCCATGCATCTGCTCGACGGTATTTTTCAGCCAGACCGGAATATCTCCGCCTGACTCTGATTCTTTATGATGGCGCAGACGATTCACAATATAAAACGTCACCATCTCAAGAAATTCACTAAATTCGCCCTGACGGAAATTTAATGACGCCGTCACAGATTCAATATATGTCAGAAATTCATTCTTAATCTGATAAACCTGTGAAGCAATAAAACAAGCTGGAAATAACGGTAAATAATGCTGTTCAAAGAAAGCCTTGCTGATACCGACATTCAGGATTCTGGTCGCACCAAAATCATAAAAACTTTGATGGTAAGAACCGAGCGGGATGAAAACAAAACTCCCTCTTTCCAGCAGCACACGTTTACCGTTGATTTCCTGATAATAACGTCCTGTTAGCACCACCGTGAATTCATAATAATCATGCTGGTGCAGCCCGGAGACACTTTCGACTTTGTTGTGGATGAACATGTGGAAATGTTGACCATCAAAAAGTTGACTCTCGCGAGCGGTATTGATTTCCATACTGATTACCGGTGGCTGCATAGGGACTCCAACTTATTTTATTTTTTCGTGAAGCTCAATAAGTTCTGTCACCAGCTCGCGCGCCAGCATAGAAGTCATCAGGTGGTCTTGCGCATGAACCAGCACCAGGCTGACTTTGGTTTTGCCTTCGCCCTGGTCACCTTCAATCAGTTTGGTTTGCACCAGGTGTGCTTCATTCAGTGCTTCGCGCGACTGTGCCATCAACTCCCAGGCTTTTTCAAAATCGCCAGTTTTAGCGATTTTCAGTGCGGCGTATGCAAGGCTGCGAGCCTGGCCTGAATTGATGATTAAACCCATAACCACTTCTTCAAGATCGTTAGTATCGACTTCGTTATCGACTACGTTTTCTAAATCAAACATCAAATTCTCTCCCGGTAAATTTAAAGTGGTTGGGGACAGGGGGGCCATCCCCAACCAAAACTTAAGATCAGAATTTCAGTGCGTTAGCAATATCTTCTTCGCTTTCTTCTTCTTCGATGACAGCCTGTG
Coding sequences within:
- a CDS encoding 6-phospho-beta-glucosidase, with the translated sequence MSKKLKVVTIGGGSSYTPELLEGFIKRYEELPITELWLVDVEAGKEKQDIIFDLCLRMIERAGVPIALYKTLDRREALVDADFVTTQLRVGQLKARELDERIPLSYGYLGQETNGAGGLFKGLRTIPVIFDIINDVKEICPDAWVINFTNPAGMVTEAVYRHTDFKKFIGVCNIPVGMKMFIKDVLKLAPTDELNIDLFGLNHMVFIKDVIVNGTSRFDELLDGVASGTLTAGSVKNIFDLPFSEGLIRSLRLLPCSYLLYYFKQKEMLAIEMGEFYKGGARATVVQKVEKQLFELYKDPALNVKPKELELRGGAYYSDAACEVISDIYNDKQSEHYVNVPHHGHVDNIPADWAVEMTCTIGRDGATPTPRITHFDEKVLGLIYTIKGFEVAASEAALSGNFNDVLLALNLSPLIHSDKDAEKIARDLLLAHEANLPNFAQAIAALK
- the chbA gene encoding PTS N,N'-diacetylchitobiose transporter subunit IIA, which encodes MFDLENVVDNEVDTNDLEEVVMGLIINSGQARSLAYAALKIAKTGDFEKAWELMAQSREALNEAHLVQTKLIEGDQGEGKTKVSLVLVHAQDHLMTSMLARELVTELIELHEKIK
- the chbR gene encoding transcriptional regulator ChbR, translating into MQPPVISMEINTARESQLFDGQHFHMFIHNKVESVSGLHQHDYYEFTVVLTGRYYQEINGKRVLLERGSFVFIPLGSYHQSFYDFGATRILNVGISKAFFEQHYLPLFPACFIASQVYQIKNEFLTYIESVTASLNFRQGEFSEFLEMVTFYIVNRLRHHKESESGGDIPVWLKNTVEQMHGKSMFGDKALVNMVELSGKSQEYLTRATQRHYSKTPMQIINEIRIDFAKKQLEITNYSVTDIAFESGYSSASMFIKNFKKLTSFTPQHYRKQLYSIK